The Stieleria maiorica genome includes the window AGCGGCGACAGAGAGAAAGTTGCGTCGAGAGAACGTCTGATTCATCGGGAGGAACTTTTTCGGTGGGGGAGTGGTTTTCTGGGGGGATGCCTATCATAGCCACCCTCTGCGTCGCCGTGTCGCCTCGCGAAACCGCCAACTGATCGGCTATAACGTCAGCGCGACGTACTCTCCCGTTGGTGTCTAGCCTTCAGGCGATCTCCCCAGGGCGGCGATGCCGCCCGCATCCAGGCGTTAGCCCAATGCCACCTACTTTTGATCACAAACTGAGCCGTAGGCGCTAGCCTCGGGCCTTACCTTCGATCCCAAACTGAGCCGTAGGCGCTAGCCTCGGGCCTTACAAGTCTCGAAGGGCAATCCAAGGCCCGCGGCTAGCGCCGTCGGCTCATTGAGTAGGTGGCATCCAGGCGTTAGCCGATGCTCAGCTACAAAGAATCGCCTAAAGGCTAGACACCAACGTTTGCCGAGCCCTAGTCAGGGGCCCGTGCGATTCGTCGCGCCGATGACTCGACCGCTATCCCAGTGAGTTCCAGGATGCCCGATGTTTCACTGCCGGCGATTTTTGCCGGAATCCCCCTCAAGAATCCGTCCCTGTTTCGTCGCATCTGCGTCCCGATCGGTGATCCGGCGGCCTGGATCGAAACACCGGATCATCGCGTCGCGATCGTTCGTGACATCGAAATGGACCGCGTCCGTGGCAGCAGCAACGCCGACCGCGTCGTTTGTCCGGCGGATTATGAACCGGCCGGCAAACTGGACGCCGACCGCGAAACCGCAACGGCGCAAGCGGTCGCGGAATACTGTCGGCGTGAAAACCTTGCTTCCGTTCGCGTCGACCGCACGTTGCCGTTCGTCTTTGCGTGGCACCTGCAGCAGGCCGGAATCGAATTGTCCTACGATTCGGATCTGGGTGTCATCGACCGACGTCAGAAGACCGAGCAGGAAATCTCCTGGCTGGCCGAAGCCCAGTCGGTGACCGAAACGGTGATGCGATTCATCTGTGAAACCATCGCGCGGTCAACCGTGGCTGCCGATGGGACGCTGGTGCACGACGGGGAGACGTTGACCAGCGAGCGAACGCGGGCGATGGCGGCCGCCGAGTTTCTGCGCCGCGACTATTCGATGTCGCACGGTGCCATTGTGGCGACCGCCCCCGACGTGGCCGACTGCCATCATGCCGGTACCGGAGCGCTTCGGACGGGCGTTCCGGTGATCGTCGACCTGTTTCCGATGAACAACCAAACGCGCTATTGGGGCGATTGCACGCGGACGGTCGTTCACGGCCAGCCGACAGAAATGGTGCGAAAGATGCACGCCGCCGTCGTCGCTGCGAAAGCCGCCGCCGTCAAGCAATTGCGCGTCGGACAGACGGCAGAGTCGGTGCACTTGGCCGCCGATCAGGCGTTGCTGGGCGCCGGGTTCGACTCTTCACGAGGAACCGTCTCGGACCAACCGACGATTCAACACGGCACCGGTCACGGGATCGGCTTGGACGTCCACGAGCCGATCCTGTTGGATCTCGGCGGCGGCCCGGTGTTGGAGCGTGAGGTGTTCACCGTCGAACCCGGGCTTTATGGACGCAGCGTCGGCGGTGTCCGCGTCGAAGACATGCTGGTCGTTCGCGACGGCGACGCCCAGAACCTGAACCAACTGCACGAAGGACTCGATTGGACATGACACAACCGAATCAAAATCAATCCGCGGTCGCCCGAATCGGAATCGTCACGGTGTCCGATCGCGCCAGCCGTGGCGAGTACGAAGACTTGGGCGGGCCGGCGATCGATGCCTACCTGAAAGAAATTTTGACCAGTCCGTGGACGCCGATCACGCGCGTGATCCCGGATGAGCGAGAGGCGATCGAGGCGACGCTGCGGCAGCTCTGC containing:
- a CDS encoding M24 family metallopeptidase; protein product: MPDVSLPAIFAGIPLKNPSLFRRICVPIGDPAAWIETPDHRVAIVRDIEMDRVRGSSNADRVVCPADYEPAGKLDADRETATAQAVAEYCRRENLASVRVDRTLPFVFAWHLQQAGIELSYDSDLGVIDRRQKTEQEISWLAEAQSVTETVMRFICETIARSTVAADGTLVHDGETLTSERTRAMAAAEFLRRDYSMSHGAIVATAPDVADCHHAGTGALRTGVPVIVDLFPMNNQTRYWGDCTRTVVHGQPTEMVRKMHAAVVAAKAAAVKQLRVGQTAESVHLAADQALLGAGFDSSRGTVSDQPTIQHGTGHGIGLDVHEPILLDLGGGPVLEREVFTVEPGLYGRSVGGVRVEDMLVVRDGDAQNLNQLHEGLDWT